A genomic segment from Arcobacter acticola encodes:
- a CDS encoding P-II family nitrogen regulator produces the protein MKKIEAVIKPFKLEDVKDALAEAGVTGMTVSDVKGYGRQQGHSELYRGAEYVVDFLPKIKLELIVADEDVDSTIAVIIEAAKTGKIGDGKIFVSPIEKIVRIRTGEQDEEAI, from the coding sequence GTGAAAAAAATTGAAGCTGTAATTAAGCCGTTTAAACTTGAAGATGTAAAAGATGCTTTAGCTGAAGCTGGTGTTACAGGTATGACTGTATCTGATGTAAAAGGTTATGGAAGACAACAAGGACATAGTGAACTTTATAGAGGTGCTGAATATGTAGTTGATTTCTTACCAAAAATCAAATTAGAATTAATTGTTGCAGATGAAGATGTAGATTCTACAATTGCTGTAATAATAGAAGCTGCAAAAACTGGAAAAATTGGAGATGGTAAAATATTTGTTTCTCCAATTGAAAAAATTGTAAGAATTAGAACAGGTGAACAAGACGAGGAAGCTATTTAA
- a CDS encoding ammonium transporter: MNLESISYIIDTLYAIFAMTLIIFMVPGFAMLEAGIVRTKNVTAVLTINTLIYAVASLSFLLFGYSLAFGDLGSDSMSKYAAFLFQMAFVGKVVNIMSGGVSERAKIIPLSLFTIIMASILYPLVVNVTWGSNFLEGTILELSMYDLAGSTVIHSTGGWALLAAILIIGARKGRYPKEGGIRVIPASNIPLVTLGAFLLWIGWFGFNGGSVGSIASKENADLVALTIMNTNTAGLCGAIVVAIIMQIMYKKLDLTMILNGALGGLVAVTAGPDLYDIYTPILIGSVGGILVVIGVSFFDKLKIDDPVGALSVHLLNGIWGTVAVGLFASNGDDITLLGQLKGIIVVAIFAFVSSYIILYIINKIMPLRAGNDEEMQGLDVEECGIEAYPEFKRAF; encoded by the coding sequence ATGAACTTAGAATCAATATCTTACATAATAGATACTCTTTATGCAATTTTTGCCATGACACTTATCATTTTTATGGTGCCAGGTTTTGCAATGCTAGAAGCAGGTATCGTACGAACAAAAAATGTCACTGCTGTATTAACAATTAATACTCTCATCTACGCTGTTGCCTCATTATCTTTTTTGCTTTTTGGTTATTCTTTAGCTTTTGGAGATTTAGGAAGTGATAGTATGAGTAAATATGCTGCCTTTTTATTTCAAATGGCTTTTGTTGGGAAAGTTGTAAATATTATGAGTGGTGGAGTTAGTGAAAGAGCTAAAATTATTCCATTAAGTTTATTTACTATAATTATGGCATCAATTCTGTATCCATTAGTAGTAAATGTTACTTGGGGTTCAAATTTTCTTGAAGGAACAATTTTAGAGTTGAGTATGTATGATTTAGCTGGTTCTACAGTTATTCATTCAACAGGTGGATGGGCCTTACTTGCAGCTATTTTAATTATAGGAGCAAGAAAAGGTAGATATCCAAAAGAGGGTGGGATTAGAGTTATTCCTGCATCAAATATTCCTTTAGTCACATTAGGTGCTTTTTTATTATGGATTGGATGGTTTGGCTTTAATGGTGGAAGTGTAGGCTCAATTGCATCAAAAGAAAATGCAGATCTAGTTGCACTTACTATTATGAATACAAATACTGCTGGTTTATGTGGTGCTATAGTTGTAGCAATTATTATGCAAATAATGTATAAAAAACTAGACCTTACTATGATTTTAAATGGTGCACTTGGTGGTTTAGTTGCTGTCACTGCTGGACCTGATCTATATGATATTTATACTCCTATATTAATAGGATCAGTTGGTGGAATATTAGTTGTAATTGGCGTGTCATTTTTTGACAAACTAAAAATTGATGATCCAGTTGGAGCTTTATCTGTACATTTACTTAATGGTATATGGGGAACAGTTGCTGTTGGATTATTTGCCTCAAATGGTGATGATATAACTTTATTAGGACAATTAAAAGGAATAATAGTAGTTGCTATTTTTGCTTTTGTTTCTTCATATATTATTTTATATATAATAAATAAAATTATGCCTTTAAGAGCAGGAAATGATGAAGAAATGCAAGGATTGGATGTTGAAGAATGTGGAATTGAAGCTTACCCTGAATTCAAAAGAGCATTTTAA
- a CDS encoding flagellar basal body P-ring protein FlgI encodes MRYFFMITILLSSLYSQTIKDISNVIGIRENQLIGYGLIVGLAGTGDKSKFTIQSLQNLLRNSYIKIPASSITSKNIAAVMVTADLPPFSRQGDKIKVKVSTIGDAKSVDNGELLITQLKGVDGNVYALAQGTIAANENNKTSGFIYEGATVENEIDFSLKDENFIELSLLQNSAKNADLVETKINDKFGKKLATAIDTRTIKVMKPADISIVKFLSMVQNIELDSSFKKKVIIDISRESLITGGDIIIDPVTIARNSFTIRIDKSGLSNEAWNDPKQNPGVDIGDNVKIADKPVVNIDNAMINTKAAPTISDLVRAMKVMKLPMSEIIDTLKMIKEMGAIDVDIEIRG; translated from the coding sequence ATGAGATATTTTTTTATGATAACAATTTTATTATCATCTTTATATTCCCAAACAATTAAAGACATTTCAAATGTAATAGGAATTAGAGAAAATCAACTAATAGGCTATGGACTAATCGTAGGACTTGCAGGAACAGGTGATAAATCAAAATTCACGATACAATCTTTACAAAATCTTTTAAGAAATTCATATATAAAAATTCCAGCATCTTCTATTACTTCAAAAAATATAGCAGCGGTTATGGTAACTGCTGATTTACCACCTTTTTCTAGACAAGGTGACAAAATAAAAGTAAAAGTTTCAACTATTGGTGATGCAAAATCAGTTGATAATGGAGAGCTTTTAATCACCCAATTAAAAGGTGTTGATGGAAATGTATATGCACTTGCACAAGGAACCATTGCTGCAAATGAAAATAATAAAACTTCAGGTTTTATTTATGAGGGTGCAACGGTTGAAAATGAAATTGATTTTAGTTTAAAAGATGAGAACTTTATTGAACTAAGTCTTTTACAGAATTCTGCAAAAAATGCAGATTTAGTAGAAACAAAAATAAATGATAAATTTGGTAAAAAACTTGCAACTGCTATAGATACAAGAACAATAAAAGTTATGAAACCAGCAGATATTTCTATTGTAAAATTTTTATCAATGGTTCAAAATATTGAACTTGATTCTTCTTTCAAAAAGAAAGTTATTATTGATATTAGTAGAGAATCTTTAATCACTGGAGGAGATATAATTATTGATCCTGTGACAATTGCAAGAAATAGTTTTACAATAAGAATTGATAAATCAGGACTTAGTAATGAAGCTTGGAATGATCCAAAACAAAATCCAGGTGTTGATATAGGAGATAATGTAAAAATTGCAGATAAACCTGTAGTTAACATTGACAATGCAATGATAAATACAAAAGCTGCTCCAACTATCTCTGATTTAGTACGAGCTATGAAAGTTATGAAATTACCTATGAGTGAAATAATTGATACACTAAAAATGATAAAAGAAATGGGCGCAATTGATGTTGATATTGAGATAAGAGGATAA
- the tilS gene encoding tRNA lysidine(34) synthetase TilS, with translation MNLDFSAIKNQKNLLAFSAGIDSSALFFLLIEKDIPFDIAIVNYNLRAQSNDEVSYAKELAKKYNKEIFIFDTIIENSSNFEKKARDIRYTFFEEIINKHSYETLITAHQLNDKLEWFMMQLSKGAGLIELIGFNEFEHKENYQIYKPLLNITKDELIIYLQKNSYKYFIDESNFDEKYKRNFFRHNFSNKFLEEFSPGIKKSFEYLQNDLNSMNIQNEAMKKIDELEIFLNQNDDNLNIRTIDLSLKKRGFLLSSAQRNEIIKQKELTISHKINISICEKYIWIAPLNKSIMDKKFKDTCRINNIPKNIRAYISYKKINPKELML, from the coding sequence ATGAACTTAGATTTTAGTGCAATTAAGAATCAAAAAAACCTGCTAGCATTTTCAGCAGGCATTGATTCTTCTGCACTTTTTTTTTTACTAATTGAAAAAGACATTCCCTTTGATATTGCCATTGTTAATTATAATCTAAGAGCTCAAAGTAACGATGAAGTTTCTTATGCAAAAGAGCTAGCAAAAAAATATAATAAAGAGATTTTTATATTTGATACAATCATTGAAAACAGCTCTAATTTTGAGAAAAAAGCTAGGGATATAAGATATACTTTTTTTGAAGAGATTATAAATAAGCACTCTTATGAAACTCTAATTACTGCACACCAATTAAACGACAAATTAGAGTGGTTTATGATGCAATTAAGTAAAGGTGCAGGATTAATTGAACTTATTGGATTTAATGAGTTTGAACACAAAGAAAACTATCAGATTTATAAACCTCTATTAAATATTACAAAAGATGAGTTAATAATTTATCTACAAAAAAATAGTTACAAGTATTTTATTGATGAATCAAATTTTGATGAAAAATATAAAAGAAATTTCTTTAGACATAACTTTTCAAATAAATTTCTAGAAGAGTTTAGCCCGGGAATCAAAAAATCTTTTGAATATTTACAAAATGATTTAAACTCTATGAATATACAAAATGAAGCAATGAAAAAGATAGATGAATTAGAAATATTTTTAAATCAAAATGATGATAATTTAAATATTAGAACAATTGATTTATCTTTAAAGAAAAGAGGATTTCTTCTAAGTAGTGCCCAAAGAAATGAGATAATAAAACAAAAAGAGCTTACAATTTCTCATAAAATAAATATATCTATTTGTGAAAAATATATTTGGATTGCGCCCCTAAATAAAAGTATAATGGATAAAAAATTTAAAGATACGTGTAGAATAAATAATATTCCAAAAAATATAAGAGCCTATATTTCTTATAAAAAAATAAACCCTAAAGAATTAATGCTTTAA
- a CDS encoding P-II family nitrogen regulator encodes MKKIEVIIKPFKLEDVKDALVEIGITGMSVYDVKGYGRQQGHSELYRGAEYVVDFLPKIKIDIVVKDEMVESTINAIVNSAKTGKIGDGKIFVSSLDEVVRIRTEERGSEAV; translated from the coding sequence ATGAAAAAAATAGAAGTAATAATTAAACCTTTTAAATTAGAAGATGTGAAAGATGCACTTGTAGAAATTGGAATTACAGGAATGAGCGTTTATGATGTAAAAGGTTACGGAAGACAACAAGGTCACTCTGAATTATATAGAGGGGCTGAGTATGTGGTTGATTTTTTACCAAAAATAAAAATCGATATTGTGGTAAAAGATGAAATGGTAGAATCTACAATTAATGCAATAGTAAATTCTGCAAAAACAGGAAAAATCGGAGATGGAAAAATATTTGTTTCATCTTTAGATGAAGTAGTTAGAATCAGAACAGAAGAAAGAGGAAGCGAAGCTGTCTAA
- the fliS gene encoding flagellar export chaperone FliS translates to MGIEAYNQQNAISDDPYVLVLKLYEGAIKYLSFVKNSMQDGNIELKFTYINKTIAIFDELRNVLDFDGGEVAYYLDGLYLYQIETLFSAGIDDNINSVNQVIKVTQGLIDAWKEETGL, encoded by the coding sequence ATGGGAATAGAAGCTTATAATCAACAAAACGCAATTTCAGATGATCCTTATGTTTTAGTATTAAAACTTTATGAGGGTGCAATCAAATATCTTTCTTTTGTAAAAAACTCAATGCAAGATGGAAATATCGAATTAAAATTTACTTATATTAATAAAACTATAGCAATTTTTGACGAACTAAGAAATGTATTAGATTTTGATGGTGGAGAAGTTGCTTATTATTTAGATGGTTTATATTTATATCAAATAGAAACACTATTTAGTGCTGGAATTGATGATAATATCAATTCAGTTAATCAAGTTATAAAAGTTACTCAAGGACTAATTGACGCATGGAAAGAAGAAACAGGTCTTTAA
- the fliM gene encoding flagellar motor switch protein FliM — protein MAEFLSQDEIDALLDIAEQGEDIDNSPIEKVISKEKNYSIYDFKKPNRITAEQLKAFSTMHDKMLREFINDLSSMLRKIVDVKLYSIEQMTYGEFILSIPQITSLNTLSIKPLEGRIVVECNPAISHKIIAELLGSGAVNTSDNIDRELTEIEIEILEHFYKMFIKNLYKSWNDVSTLNFKIESRDTNANAIQIVSDHEIVLLVVLEITIDEESGFLSICYPISYFEALLNKIVEKIFSESTNRKSSRKRDIKTLISGARMRVESIMAETELNAQEILNLKEDDVIVFNKNATSSTATIYINKKEKFSAISGISNNRKAIQIRANLDREKQETLDALRLMREEREQKAKESAENIRRLLNQKDSK, from the coding sequence ATGGCTGAATTCTTAAGTCAAGATGAAATTGATGCTCTTCTAGATATAGCAGAACAAGGTGAAGATATTGATAATTCACCTATAGAAAAAGTTATATCTAAAGAAAAAAACTACTCTATTTATGACTTTAAAAAACCAAATAGAATAACGGCTGAACAATTAAAAGCATTCTCTACTATGCATGACAAAATGCTAAGGGAGTTTATTAATGATTTATCTTCAATGCTACGAAAAATTGTTGATGTAAAACTTTATTCTATTGAGCAGATGACTTATGGAGAATTTATTTTATCAATTCCTCAAATTACATCTTTAAATACCTTATCTATAAAGCCCCTTGAAGGCCGAATCGTTGTTGAGTGTAATCCGGCAATCTCTCATAAGATAATTGCTGAATTATTAGGCTCAGGAGCTGTTAATACAAGTGATAATATTGATAGAGAATTAACAGAAATTGAAATAGAGATTTTAGAGCATTTTTATAAAATGTTTATAAAAAATTTATACAAATCATGGAATGATGTATCTACTTTAAACTTTAAAATAGAATCAAGGGATACAAATGCAAATGCTATACAAATCGTTTCTGACCATGAAATCGTATTATTAGTTGTTTTAGAAATTACAATTGATGAGGAATCAGGATTTTTATCAATATGTTACCCAATTTCATATTTTGAAGCATTACTTAATAAAATTGTAGAAAAAATATTTTCAGAAAGTACCAATAGAAAATCAAGTAGGAAAAGAGATATTAAAACTCTAATTTCCGGTGCTAGAATGAGAGTTGAGTCTATTATGGCAGAGACAGAATTAAACGCACAAGAAATTTTAAATCTAAAAGAAGATGATGTTATAGTATTTAATAAAAATGCAACTTCATCAACTGCAACCATTTATATTAATAAAAAAGAAAAATTTTCAGCGATATCTGGTATTTCAAATAATAGAAAAGCTATACAAATTAGAGCTAATTTAGATAGAGAAAAACAAGAGACACTTGATGCATTAAGATTAATGAGAGAAGAAAGAGAACAAAAAGCTAAAGAATCTGCTGAGAATATAAGAAGACTTCTAAATCAAAAAGATAGCAAATAA
- a CDS encoding flagellar basal body L-ring protein FlgH has translation MRNSNFILILLPFIFLGCAVTSEPELDFNKPDVQIPKKPPEPIKNKGSLYSQRGTSLFADKKDLQVGDIIQIVISEDLTSKSTNKRELSSTRDNSLGGGLLASTGTNGLSSVANKVNSTLGVGFSTNSDSSDKGSVKTSLDETFETTVSAIIEETYENGNYYIKGRKEMLVEGQKQEIIVSGVIRPYDITSDNSINSSQIADLKLLYDKDGTESEILETPWGLKLIRKIWPF, from the coding sequence ATGCGAAATAGTAATTTTATTCTTATTCTTTTACCCTTTATTTTTTTAGGTTGCGCAGTTACATCAGAACCAGAACTTGATTTTAATAAACCAGACGTTCAAATTCCTAAAAAGCCACCTGAACCCATAAAAAATAAAGGTTCATTATATTCACAAAGAGGGACTTCTTTATTTGCAGATAAAAAAGACTTGCAGGTTGGAGATATTATCCAAATAGTTATTAGTGAAGATTTAACATCAAAAAGTACTAACAAAAGAGAATTATCAAGTACAAGAGATAATAGCTTAGGTGGTGGACTTCTTGCTTCTACAGGAACAAATGGATTAAGTAGTGTTGCTAATAAAGTAAATTCAACTCTTGGTGTTGGTTTCTCAACAAATAGTGATAGCTCTGATAAAGGTTCTGTAAAAACTTCATTGGATGAAACTTTTGAAACTACAGTTTCTGCAATAATTGAAGAAACTTATGAAAATGGTAACTACTACATAAAAGGTAGAAAAGAGATGCTTGTTGAGGGACAAAAGCAAGAGATAATTGTAAGTGGAGTAATCAGACCTTATGATATTACATCTGATAATTCTATAAACTCTTCTCAAATAGCAGACTTAAAATTACTATATGACAAAGATGGAACGGAATCTGAAATATTAGAAACTCCATGGGGATTAAAACTAATTAGAAAAATTTGGCCATTCTAA
- a CDS encoding flagellar basal body-associated FliL family protein encodes MEFASGSLNLTDSRGKEKLMKLSFSIKSTEPTIVAIVENYKAEIIDVVISQISARGSEELLTVGGKNLLKDELMQDINNVINEVTASNTEVKRNNVNAILFTTFVIK; translated from the coding sequence GTGGAATTTGCAAGCGGCTCATTAAACTTAACTGATTCAAGAGGAAAAGAAAAATTAATGAAATTGTCTTTTTCTATTAAAAGTACAGAACCAACAATTGTTGCAATCGTTGAAAATTATAAAGCTGAAATTATTGATGTTGTAATTTCTCAAATTAGTGCAAGAGGTTCAGAAGAGTTATTAACAGTTGGTGGAAAAAATCTTTTAAAAGATGAATTAATGCAAGATATCAACAATGTAATAAATGAGGTTACAGCTTCAAATACAGAAGTTAAAAGAAATAATGTAAATGCAATTTTATTTACAACTTTTGTAATAAAATAA
- a CDS encoding transposase produces MEIILPKISSSLSKMWTKVLNLENSLFPSLKRELQLEELSNKEQKLIKILDFAAIEKNITVVSITNTPKHREEIARAFIAKSVYNIQTTRDLIDRLHSDRTLRILCGWRYKNDIPSESKFSRVFKELSALKIAQKTHEQFVKEYLRDTLFFYNASDATKIPLREKPVKVEKEKFKPKRRGRPKKGETREPKTPSILQQQEDMKTTKQMLSLVSTQCGVGRKQNSKGNFETWIGGKLHISVVDGDIPITAIYSGANVHDSSVALPLINETSKKVSYLYDLQDAGYDSNIIRDFSKKLNHRPLIDINPKNSKELKGKIQLIKDEKKKFEILNLTQSLDTHHYNQRSMVERVNKYLKEDFGCSNIYYKGATKVASVLAFGILSVCIHQSLKMVT; encoded by the coding sequence ATGGAAATTATTCTACCAAAAATATCTTCAAGTCTATCTAAAATGTGGACTAAGGTTTTAAATCTTGAAAATTCACTTTTTCCTTCTTTGAAAAGAGAGCTTCAATTAGAAGAGTTGTCAAATAAAGAGCAAAAGCTTATTAAGATATTAGACTTTGCTGCGATTGAAAAAAATATCACTGTCGTATCTATTACAAACACTCCAAAGCATAGAGAAGAGATTGCACGAGCATTTATTGCAAAGAGTGTTTACAATATCCAAACAACCAGAGACCTTATCGATAGACTTCATAGTGATAGAACGCTGAGGATCTTGTGTGGGTGGAGATATAAAAACGATATTCCAAGTGAGTCTAAATTTAGTAGAGTATTTAAAGAGTTAAGTGCTCTTAAAATTGCACAAAAGACGCATGAGCAGTTTGTGAAGGAGTATCTAAGGGATACACTCTTTTTTTATAATGCAAGTGATGCAACAAAAATACCACTGAGAGAAAAACCTGTAAAAGTTGAAAAAGAAAAGTTTAAACCAAAAAGAAGAGGACGACCTAAAAAAGGTGAAACAAGAGAGCCTAAAACACCCAGTATCTTGCAGCAACAAGAAGATATGAAAACCACAAAGCAGATGCTATCTTTGGTATCAACGCAGTGTGGAGTTGGAAGAAAACAGAATTCCAAAGGCAACTTTGAAACATGGATAGGAGGGAAACTCCATATCAGTGTAGTAGATGGAGATATCCCTATTACTGCTATTTATTCAGGGGCAAATGTTCATGATAGCTCAGTAGCACTTCCTCTTATAAACGAGACAAGCAAAAAAGTATCATATCTTTATGACTTACAAGATGCAGGATACGACAGCAATATTATCAGAGATTTTTCCAAAAAACTAAATCATAGACCGCTTATTGATATCAATCCGAAGAACTCCAAAGAGTTAAAAGGAAAAATTCAACTTATAAAAGATGAAAAAAAGAAATTTGAAATTCTAAACCTTACTCAAAGTTTAGATACCCATCACTATAACCAAAGAAGTATGGTTGAGCGTGTAAATAAATACCTCAAAGAAGACTTTGGATGCAGTAATATTTATTATAAAGGAGCTACAAAAGTAGCTTCTGTTTTAGCATTTGGTATTTTATCAGTTTGTATTCATCAGAGTTTGAAAATGGTAACATAA
- a CDS encoding MotE family protein, translated as MINKLCILILISVFLNASEETSSSLTRQKFEVLELKKELNDFYKDKEQEYQERKKELEGILSQIEKEKNEIKDLHDKNLEILQDIKLAVESKTSKIYNQMKPKIAADIFNQMIGEGKIDDVFDIILKLKESNVTQIMKFLSVPNASILTQMLENFNINKEKKD; from the coding sequence TTGATTAATAAATTATGTATTTTGATTTTAATATCAGTTTTTTTAAATGCAAGTGAAGAAACAAGTAGTAGTTTAACTAGACAAAAATTTGAAGTTTTAGAATTAAAAAAAGAATTAAACGATTTTTATAAAGATAAAGAACAAGAATATCAAGAAAGAAAAAAAGAGTTAGAAGGAATACTTTCTCAAATAGAAAAAGAAAAGAATGAAATAAAAGATCTACATGATAAAAATTTAGAAATATTGCAAGATATTAAATTAGCAGTAGAGAGTAAAACATCAAAAATTTATAATCAAATGAAACCAAAAATTGCAGCAGATATTTTTAATCAAATGATAGGTGAAGGCAAAATTGATGATGTTTTTGATATAATTTTAAAATTAAAAGAGAGTAATGTTACACAAATAATGAAATTTTTAAGTGTACCAAATGCCTCAATACTTACGCAGATGTTAGAAAATTTTAATATAAACAAAGAGAAGAAGGACTAA
- the pyrC gene encoding dihydroorotase: MGNEMVFELNEPLDMHLHLRDADMLKLVGPLTSKTFSGALIMPNLVPPVTTKEALLAYKERIKEACKDDNFEPFVTLFFKNDYSYEFLEDIKNDIIGIKLYPAGITTNSETGVSSMNVENLRPTLESMSKLGIPLCIHGETNGFVMDREKEFMPIYESLAVAFPDLKIIMEHITTKEAIELLDKYDNLYATVTLHHLLITLDDVAGGMLAPHLFCKPIAKRPEDRTALLNAALKAHPKLMFGSDSAPHPKHKKECCGCAAGVFTSPIALQVLVELFEKHNCLDKLNAFVSTNAKKIYDLNLTNKTIKLIKKDFVVPAIYEYKNENVVPMYAGETISWSIESIN; encoded by the coding sequence ATGGGAAATGAAATGGTATTTGAATTAAATGAACCATTAGATATGCATTTGCATCTAAGAGATGCAGATATGCTAAAACTAGTTGGTCCATTAACTTCTAAAACTTTTTCAGGTGCTTTAATAATGCCAAATTTAGTACCTCCTGTTACTACAAAAGAAGCTTTATTAGCTTATAAAGAAAGAATCAAAGAAGCTTGCAAAGATGATAACTTTGAACCTTTTGTAACATTGTTTTTTAAAAATGATTATTCATATGAATTTTTAGAAGATATAAAAAATGATATTATAGGTATTAAATTATATCCTGCTGGAATTACTACTAATTCCGAAACAGGTGTTTCATCTATGAATGTTGAGAATTTAAGACCAACATTAGAATCTATGAGTAAATTAGGTATCCCTTTATGTATTCATGGAGAAACAAATGGTTTTGTAATGGATAGAGAAAAAGAGTTTATGCCAATATATGAATCATTAGCGGTTGCTTTCCCTGATTTAAAAATTATTATGGAACATATTACAACTAAAGAGGCTATTGAATTACTTGATAAATATGATAATTTATATGCAACCGTAACTTTACATCATTTATTAATAACACTTGATGATGTTGCAGGTGGAATGTTAGCTCCTCATTTATTTTGTAAACCAATTGCAAAAAGACCTGAAGATAGAACAGCTTTACTAAATGCTGCTTTAAAAGCTCACCCAAAACTAATGTTTGGAAGTGATTCAGCTCCTCATCCAAAACATAAAAAAGAGTGTTGTGGTTGTGCTGCAGGTGTTTTTACTTCGCCAATTGCTCTTCAAGTTTTAGTAGAACTTTTTGAAAAACACAATTGTTTAGATAAATTAAATGCTTTTGTTTCTACAAATGCAAAAAAGATTTATGATTTAAATTTAACAAATAAAACAATAAAATTAATAAAAAAAGATTTTGTAGTTCCAGCTATTTATGAATACAAAAATGAAAATGTAGTTCCTATGTATGCAGGTGAAACTATTTCTTGGAGTATTGAATCAATTAATTAA
- a CDS encoding flagellar biosynthetic protein FliQ codes for MDLIAIAENTVKIILILGLPSLLVSMVIGLIISIFQAVTQVSDASLSFVPKMIFVSGFILISLPWIGDNIEAYTKDLWNIILVFGN; via the coding sequence ATGGATTTAATTGCAATTGCTGAAAATACAGTTAAAATTATATTAATATTAGGTCTTCCTTCTTTACTTGTTAGTATGGTAATTGGACTTATAATTTCTATATTTCAAGCAGTAACTCAAGTAAGTGATGCATCTTTATCTTTTGTTCCTAAAATGATTTTTGTTTCTGGATTTATTTTAATTTCTTTACCATGGATTGGTGATAATATAGAGGCATATACAAAAGATTTATGGAATATAATATTGGTTTTTGGTAATTAA